The region GGAAGACCACACGTATGAGATGGGGTTCCATCTTCGACCTGACTATTGGGGGCGAGGCCTGGCGGTCGAGGCCGGGCTGGCGATTATCGCCTTCGCGTTCGAGACGCTCGGCGCACACGCCCTCTTCGCCGGCCATCACCCCGAGAATACCGCATCACGAAAGGTGCTCGAGAAGCTCGGGTTCGCCTTCGCGTACGAAGAGTTCTACCCACCGACCGGTCTCAAGCATCCGTCGTACCTGTTGACGAGCCAAGGTCGCCCTTAGCTCGCGACCCTCGACACGAGCGGGCGACGAAGGCGAGGTTACTCGCCCACCCAGCCGACGGCCTCGCACCACAGCGTCGCCGAGAACGCGTCGCGATGCTCTCCCCCCGTGAAGTCGCCTTCGTCCTTATTATAGGAGTCACACTTCCGGCTCGAGGACGAAGTCGAACGTTCCGGCGGCCGTACCAGGGTGCGGGAAGTACACCGTGACCAGCGTCCGATACCCGGGAACGGCGACACGCAGGTGGATATGCGGCCCTAGGCCGGTGCCACCCGGAAAGTTGCTCTCGAAACGGTATTTTCCCGAACCATCAGTCACGACCGTGCCACGGTGCACATCATCATACTGACCGTCGGGCCCGCGGAGCCAGAATTCTACGTGGGCACCTCTGAGGACTGAACAATCGATGCCCGAGCGTACAATCCCCGTGAGCACGAAGCCGGTCCCGACCCGCGGCCGAATGGGGGTATTCGGCTTGTAGGCGGGATCCCCGTAGCCCGCTTCCGTCAGCGGGCACCGTGCGGCCGTCGACGGCGGCGTCGCGCCATGTGTGGCGCCGGCGAGCGCTCCGAGATTCGCTGCAAGCAGAATGCCCATCGTGAGCCAGGCCTTGCCGTTTGTCTGCACGCGTGAGCCCTCCTGAGTCGCCGGGTGCCGGCCGTTACATGATCCCCTCAAGAGGTTCGCGCAAGAAGACCCCGGCCCTTCCCCTACGCTGTGCTATCGACATCATCCCGGGGAGTCGACGTATCGAACGGAATACTCGGATCCCCAAGCGTTGAGGATCCGTCCCTCATCGTGTGGGTCGAGCCATGCCGCGCCGTCCACGTCGAAATGGTAGATGACGCGGCCGGGGGGTAGATAAATCGTGATCGTCCAGTCACCGCCCATCGTGCGAGCAAGCGGGTGGACGGTGGGACCCCACCCGTTAAACGGACCGACCACGGCCACCCGCCTGGCCCCCGGCGCAAGTGAACCGGGAAATCGAAGGGTGACCGCCGTGAGAGAGGTGAACGCTCTTCGCATGGTCGTTCCTCCGTAGCTTAGATCCCGCGCTGCCCATACGCCAAAGACATCCAAACCCACCTGATCGGCGTGTTCGATCTGCTCGACC is a window of bacterium DNA encoding:
- a CDS encoding GNAT family N-acetyltransferase, encoding EDHTYEMGFHLRPDYWGRGLAVEAGLAIIAFAFETLGAHALFAGHHPENTASRKVLEKLGFAFAYEEFYPPTGLKHPSYLLTSQGRP
- a CDS encoding intradiol ring-cleavage dioxygenase, whose amino-acid sequence is MQTNGKAWLTMGILLAANLGALAGATHGATPPSTAARCPLTEAGYGDPAYKPNTPIRPRVGTGFVLTGIVRSGIDCSVLRGAHVEFWLRGPDGQYDDVHRGTVVTDGSGKYRFESNFPGGTGLGPHIHLRVAVPGYRTLVTVYFPHPGTAAGTFDFVLEPEV